One genomic window of Pseudalkalibacillus berkeleyi includes the following:
- a CDS encoding twin-arginine translocase TatA/TatE family subunit, translated as MLGPGSWIIVGVVALLIFGPKKLPELGKAAGKTLREFKNATSGLVDDDNEQDKKEKDKDNEQDKKNKDQD; from the coding sequence ATGCTTGGTCCAGGAAGTTGGATTATTGTCGGAGTCGTTGCATTGTTGATTTTCGGTCCGAAAAAGTTACCTGAGCTAGGAAAGGCAGCTGGAAAGACATTAAGAGAATTCAAGAATGCGACAAGTGGCCTCGTAGATGATGATAACGAACAAGATAAAAAAGAAAAAGATAAAGACAATGAGCAAGACAAGAAGAACAAAGATCAGGACTAG